The Candidatus Nanohalovita haloferacivicina genome has a window encoding:
- a CDS encoding glutathione S-transferase N-terminal domain-containing protein, translating to MSKPEEMLELYQFEQCPYCKKVREKLTELQIDYIARQVDASGDREKVKEISGQTGVPVLVDPNTDTVMPESDDIVDYLEEHYG from the coding sequence ATGTCAAAGCCTGAAGAAATGCTGGAGCTTTACCAGTTCGAACAGTGTCCTTACTGCAAGAAAGTCAGAGAAAAACTTACTGAACTACAGATTGATTACATTGCTCGGCAGGTAGATGCCAGCGGCGACCGTGAAAAAGTGAAGGAGATCTCAGGCCAGACAGGAGTTCCTGTACTGGTTGATCCAAACACCGACACAGTTATGCCGGAGAGCGACGACATAGTCGACTACCTGGAAGAACACTACGGCTAA
- a CDS encoding NUDIX domain-containing protein: MRTEKGVMLVVHKKPSRENRYLILNRKKNWEGWELAKGHLEEDDYEHTVKLELREEAGIDEGQIQSIEDLDHTAEWSFEDEDGEEVQREYKAFLVEVTPEAIADVEQNPSDEHSQAFFLSKEDCEGLLTYDNHKEVLELGAEKAE, encoded by the coding sequence ATGAGAACTGAAAAAGGCGTAATGCTGGTGGTTCACAAGAAGCCCAGCAGAGAAAACAGGTACCTGATCCTGAACAGGAAGAAGAACTGGGAGGGCTGGGAGCTTGCGAAAGGCCATCTGGAAGAAGATGACTACGAGCACACCGTTAAACTTGAGCTCAGAGAGGAGGCTGGTATTGACGAAGGCCAGATCCAGAGTATTGAAGACCTGGACCACACTGCAGAATGGAGTTTCGAGGATGAAGATGGAGAAGAAGTCCAGCGAGAGTATAAGGCCTTTCTTGTAGAGGTTACGCCTGAAGCAATTGCAGATGTTGAGCAGAATCCTTCAGATGAACACAGCCAGGCCTTTTTCCTCAGCAAGGAGGACTGTGAAGGCCTTCTTACATATGATAACCATAAGGAAGTTCTGGAGCTTGGTGCCGAGAAGGCAGAGTAA